The window TCTGAAAACTTAATACGGTTAGCGATTGAAGAGATTAGTAAAGAAAAAACCATAATAGTTATTTCTCATAGATTATCTTTTATAGAAAAAATGAATCGAGTTCTTTTGGTTAAAAATCAAAATATTTTTGAAATTTCTAAAAAAGATCTTTCAATCGAGATAAATAGAAATTTATAAAAAAGGGAGAGTAAATAATTGGAAAACAAAAATTTTTCAGATTTTTATGAGAATTTTTTTAATATTTCAGATTACAATTCTTATCGATACGATGTTGGAAGTTTTTGTACAAGGCAATTAATAATATCCAACATAAAACAAACATCCGGAAATTTATTAGAAATTGGAACAGGAATTTCCAGCATAATTCAGGATTTGAATAATTTTAATTGCTACGGAATTGATTATTCAAAAAATGCAATAAATTTTACAGAACAAATATTAAAAAAATTAAATAAAAAAGCAAATTTAACAATTGGAAATGCCGAAAAATTACCTTATGATGATAATTTTTTTGATGTAATAATCACTTCTCATACATTAGAACACATAAAAAATGATTTTAATGTTATAAAAGAATGCCTTAGAGTTTTAAAAAACAATGGTGAATTAATAATATTTGTTCCTGGCAGAGTTTCTGGAATTTCTACAAATGAAGAGTTTACAAAATATGGTCATTATAGATACTACAATGCAAAACGATTTAAAGAATTGGAAATATCAACAAATTTACAATTATCTTTAATCAAAATTATTTATCCTCATAAAATTCACAATCTAATTTGGAATAAACTAAAAAGATATTTTCGTTATGCTAATTATCCAATTAAAAAATTTATATTAAAAGATAATAAAAGTTACGAAGAAAGAAAATTTTAT is drawn from Candidatus Dependentiae bacterium and contains these coding sequences:
- a CDS encoding class I SAM-dependent methyltransferase codes for the protein MENKNFSDFYENFFNISDYNSYRYDVGSFCTRQLIISNIKQTSGNLLEIGTGISSIIQDLNNFNCYGIDYSKNAINFTEQILKKLNKKANLTIGNAEKLPYDDNFFDVIITSHTLEHIKNDFNVIKECLRVLKNNGELIIFVPGRVSGISTNEEFTKYGHYRYYNAKRFKELEISTNLQLSLIKIIYPHKIHNLIWNKLKRYFRYANYPIKKFILKDNKSYEERKFYQKILLPKIAYILNKLDNIIEKKEANFLGTEFNVLAVFKKSSI